The DNA segment ATCACCAGGGGGCTAAGTTCCGCGGCGTCGATGGCCTGAACGTTGGGATGGAGCGTGACGCCAGCACAGGTGCTGCCGGTGGCCAACCCGAGAAGCGCTACCGATTTGGCTTCGCCATGAAGCAGCAACGGGAGATGAGCTTGTCGCTCCTGGTTGTACTGAGCCTTGGATCCCCCCAGGGTGTAACTGTTGTTGAACACGATGCGCCAGTCATCGGGTGCCAGGGAGACAGTGGCCACCACTCCCTCGCGCCCCACGCGAAGTTCGACGAGTCGTTCGGCCCGGTTCTGTCCCAGTTGGGGCAGTCGCATGACTAGGGTCATCCCTCCGACGGCCAAGATCACACCGAACCGAAACGCCAACGGAAGCCAGCGTGGGCATGAAGCGCTGGAACCCTTCGCCGTGAAGAACACCCCCATCACCCAGTAGATGCCCCCCAGCGCGGCGATCCCTCCCCAGATGCCGAGGCTTGGGCCCACCCATCGCTCCGCCGCCTCCGCCCCGATCCAGCCTCCCAGGCCGTTGACCGCAAGTAACCTGCCGGTGATGGACGTGCGTCGGTCCTCGTTCTCTGCCAGCGCCCAACGCAACAACAAGGGAAATAGCATGCCGCTTGCCACCATTAATGGGACGATCGTGATCAGGGCCATTCCGGCCACGGCTAGAAAGTAGGCGGCTGGTTTGAGTTCGTAGGGCAGGATGGCCAAGTTGGGACGCAGCTGGAGAAAGAGAAACGGCTCGAGAAGGCAAGCCGCTCCGCTGCCAGCCAGCACGATCCAGAGGCTGGTTCGGAAATTCCCCGCGGTGGCTCTGGCGAAGGGCGCGATCAACCACGCGCCTCCCACCAGCCCCAAGAGCACGAAAGCCAGCACGGTGGCACTCGAGAAAAACGAATTGATGGTTACCTGTGCGAACTGATGTTGCAACAGGACCTCCTGAGCCATGACCAAGAACCCGGAAAGAAAAGCCAGGGTGAGGAGTGGTGGGGGATGCACCGATGCAACGACTGAGGCCGAGGGCGGGGTTTCGTTGTGGGACGATATCGAGGAGACGCTGTCAGACGCGCTCCACCTTTGAGCAGACCAGCACAGGGCGGCGGTGAACAGGTTCAGGGCGACCGCTCCGAGTGCGGTCATGGTCAGCCCCCAGCGGGGAAGTCCATAAGCCATGACGAAACCAATGCCTGCAACCCCACCCAGGGTGTTCACGGAGTAAAGCCAGATGGCTTGTCCGGGTCGGAACCAAGGCTGATGCGCTAGCGCACGAATGAGCAGAGGAGTCACGAGTCCCATCAAGAGGGAGGGAGGAAGAATCAGAAGGAACGGGAGCATCCACTTCGCAACCGTGCCCATGCCTCCTTGGTGTGAGATCCAGTGGCTGAACTGGGCCCCCAACGCGAGGGGGAGAGCCAGAATCCCCACGCCCATCTCCGCCCAAGCCAGCCGATGCCATGGGCTCGGACCGCGATCCCGCCATCGAGATGCAATCCAGCCTCCGCCCGCCAGGCCCAGGAAGAACATCCCCACCACCCGAGCGAAGGTTCCCTCGCTCGCCCCCAGGATATCCACCAATCGGCGCGTCCACAGAATCTGGTGAGCCAGGGCTGCGGCACCGCTCAAGCCGGCGATGACAGGGGCTAGGAAGAGCAGGGGATGCATCGGTGTTGAACCTGATGGGCTGCTCAGGGTTGAGCGTTACGCACGCAGGGCATGACTTGTGTCATCGGCAATCGATTACTCCGTTTCGTAGCGGAGCCGGTAGTAACGGATGGCCTCTCCAGCCGGCAACGGTACGCTGATCGACTGCAGATGGTTGTCGCCGCCGATGGGCCTTCCCACGGTTTCCCAGAGTGTTTCGTCCGTCAGAGAGGGCGAAGACTCCAGCGAGTAGAGTCCGAAATTACGGGTTCCGAACGAGGCGGTCACAGCATCGTCGGTCTTTTCCAACCGGTGGATGGTGATGCCCGCCTGGAAGTGCAGGTAGTTAGTCTCCGAAGGTTGATGAACGGGACCTGCGCCGCTCCCGTTGGTCGATACATCCAACAGTCGAACGCCGAGCGTGTAGAGACCGGGAACGTCGGTGGTGAAACGTCGACCGTGGCAGTGGCCGTAGGGATCGGATCCTGGCGCGCCCGAGTTCTGGCTGAGCAGGAAGCTGGGCGACGGATTCGTCTCACCAACCCTGAAGGTGAAGGTTTTTTCCGTCGCTGCATCCTCGCAGTTCTTGCTCTCCCAGAAGCTCAGGCTTCCCTCTTGGGGTCCTTGGAGGGACACCCACTGCAGGGCGATTCGCGATCCCGGCAGCGCATGGTTCGGGTCAGGACCACCGTTCCCGGGGGCGATCGCGAGAGCGGTGAATGTGGGACCGCCGTCGAAAAGGCCCACGGCGGGGCCGGCGGTTCTGACGGCGAGGTTAATGACATAGCCGGAGTTCGTGACGAAAGCGTCGGCACTGTCGAATGATAGTCGTGAGCCTGGCGTTTCAGCCAGAGCCCCTGCGCTAATGTGAATGTGTTGAGCGGGGGTCCACTGGGTAAACCCTAGCACCAAACAAGAGGCGAGAACGATGCAGTTGCGAAAATTCATAAACTTGGGATCTTAGTGGAGTTGGGGGCAGGCTTGCTACCCAGGACAGACCTCTCAGGACGGCGTCGAAAATCGACCCGAGAGCTGTTTGGCAAGCGCTGCCCCCCTATTGTTGTTAGACCGATTCCCGCCAGGCCCACACGAGGCTTCCGCGGTCCGGCATGCGAGCCCGAAGGCTTAGCGAACCGAGCGACGCGACCTCAACAGGCAGAGGCTTCCCAGGCCGAGGGCGCCCAAGGCCAGGGTGCCAGGCTCGGGAACGGTCGCGAACTTGATGTAGAGGATGTCGGAATCTGCCTGGATCGCTCCACCGCCGACACCGTTCTTGGAGGTATCGATGGCTTTGAATCCAACCAGGTATTCACCCGCCACATCCACCGTGAAGCGACGGCCGTGGAGGTGGCCCGCAGCGTCCTTGCCCGGAAGCCCGGCACCGGCGGAGGCATCGCTCAGATCGAAGCCAAAGGTGCCGTTGGAGGTGCCCGAAGGAACCACAAAGGTGGGCGTCGTGCTGCCGCCTTCCTCTGGATTCTCCCAGAACCCGAACGAACCGCCGACGGGGCCGACCACCGACACGACCAAGGCCCGCACGAACGCGCCGAGAGCGGCTCCGCCCTCCGTGCTTCCGTTGGCCACGACCGTGATGCCTCCGTCGTAGTAGCCTGCGTACCGTCCAGCTGGATCGCTGGGCAGCAGCTCTTTGACGTATCCGGAATCCGAGGCGAAGGCCGCACCGTTTTCCCAGACCAGTTTGTCGTTCTGGTTTTGGCCGGCGGCCCCGACTTCGAGATGGCCGTGTTGAGCTTGAGCCGCCTGTGCGACCAGGCACAGAGCGAAGGTGCTCAAGGAGTTTTTTAGGAACGAAACAAGTTTCATACTGCTTCTTTTTCTTAGGTTTCTACCGTGAATGGTTGTTGTTATGGAGGTGCGAGACAGTCTGCGTTGATTTTTCGCCGACAAGCGAAAAGCAGACAGTCCCTCTTCTGTTGCGCGTCTCGACTGACGTTTGTGGAGTACGATCGGTGGGCTTTGGCCGGCGCTCGGCTCCGTTCACATACCCAGGCCATCTGGATTCACACCCGTGTGGATGGGTGGAGGAATGCTTCGAGTGGACTAGGAAAACTTCAGTCCAGCAACGCGACAGAAAATCGGTTAGGCAGCTCCGAAAGGCGGAGTGACCCTGAGGATATCTGACGAGCACGACGCTGCCATCCCGGCTGTGGATAAGCCGGGGTGGCGGGTGCTGTATGCTGTAAAATGGATGTAACACTTGAGCTGTTCTGGGGGGGTAATCCTCGCCCCACGATAAACGATGGTCTGAAGCGGCGATGACTGCAGAGGCGCTCCAAACCAAAAAGCGGAGACGGAGTCCTGCCACGTTGAATTGGAACTCCGGCTGCGGCGGTTGTTTAGCTCAAGAGGAGGGGAGGAGGAACGGGCGGAGGACTGCCTTCGGATGAATAATAAACTCGAAGAGGTGCGCTGGGTATCTGAGAAATGGGATACCAAAGTACGGGGTCGGTCAGCTGGGAGACAAACTCGATCTTAAGTGGAAGGTGACCGTTTTCCTGCTGCTTATTCGATTCGGACTGGCGGCTCTCGTTCACGAACTTGCAGAGACGGCAGGGGTGAGCGCCGTCGAAAGTCCATTCCAGCGCCTGAGTGATGGAGGTCTCCTGAGAGAAAGACACCGCCATGCTGGCCCAAGCAAAGGCCTGTACGAACGCCCAATGCCCTCCGATCCAGAGGATCAGGACAGCAACGGTGCAGAACTTGGCAGCCGGCTTCAACACAACAGGTAGGATGATGTTTAAATCCTGACAAAAGTCAAAGTGTTGTTTGCCGCAGTTCGGGTTAAGAGTGGGTGAGATCCGTGTCTCTTGGCGGGGGATACCCGACTCCGTCTGGTCCTGAAAAGCTGTAGAGGGCTACAGGACTATGGAACTATAACCCTCGTCGGATCGGTGCCCGATCAACTCCACAAAGCGTAGCCGTTTCGCGAAGCGTCTTGGAGTGCGGTCGCCCTCTTGGCACAGCCAAGCCTGAAGCGCTTATGGGCTCAACCGAGTTTCGCCCTACCTCTTATTCAGCGCTTCTGGCCGGCAGCGCTCCCGCCCGAACCCGAATATATTATTGCACGGTCCCTTAGGGCTGCGCGGGAGTCGTGAGCCGGTAATAGCGTTCACCTGATGACACGGGGTCCGGATCGGTCAGCGTCAATGCCCGATCGGCGGCCGCGGCCGGCACGTCCAGGACCTTCTCCCAGCCGCCTCCGGCGAGCGACGTCTTGCGGTAGACTGAGTAGGATCGGTCCGCGACCGCCTGGAAACGGATCCGCACTTGGGAACCGTCAGTGCTCAGCTCCACACTCTCCAGACGCAATCGGCTGGTTGCTTCCCTTGGATGGGTGCCCGCGATGAACTCCGACTGGTTCGTGAGGCCGTCGCCATCGGCATCCAAACCAGCGTCACCAGGATTCGCTCGGTCGAAACCATAGAAGTCCTCATAAGCGTCCGGCATCCCATCGGCATCACTGTCGGCGGAAACAAGATCCGAGGGACGGCCGGCGGTGTGCGTGGTGGTATACCAGTTGGCCGGATCGTTGCCATAGGCCGCGGGGCTTCGGCGCTGCAGCGATGCGCCCCCTCCGTCCGCATTGGTGGGCCAGGGAGAGCTCTGGGAATACCTAACCTTGTCGATCAGGATCCGGGGCACGTTCCCCTGGTTGATATCCGGCGGAAGCACGGGCTCGTCTGGAGCCACCAGTTCCACGCTGTCGCTCGAGTTGTCTAGCTTGCCCTCGTAAGGGCCGAAGATCGGAACCGTCGTGGGTGGGGAATACTTGGCCCGAAACGAGGCCAGCGCCGCGGCATTCGTGGCGGGGTCAAACCCGACGAGCAAGGCGAAGCCCCGAGCAGGGATCGTGGTGCCGGTTGGGAACTCGTAGCTCACGGCATCGCGCAATCTCCACGTGTTGGTGGGATAGGCTGGGTCAAAGAGACTTACCGGCGTAGCGCCTGGGTTCTGAAGCTCGATGAACTCGCTGAGGGTGTCGTCGAGACGGTTGGTGCCGACCACCAGGTCGGGCGGATGATACATCACCTCGGTGATGAGAATCGGACCGATCCTTGGTCCTGAGTTCGCCGCGCCCAGAGTGGTGATCCTTTGGGAGGGGAACTCTTCCCGGTCGGTGCTGGTGACATGCCGGCCAAAACTAACCCCGTTGAAGGACGCACCAAAATCGAATCCGTGCGAGTATGGGAGGATCACCCCGGCGTCATCGGCGGCAAACAGCCAGATCTGATCGCCGAGCGCGCTCAGGCGGAAGCCCCGGTCTCCTGCGGCCGCCGCGTTGAAATCTGATTCATCGAAGACGGCGTAGCCAAGCGGTTGAAGAGTCCGCCCGGCGGGTATCTGAAACTTCCGTGGATCGTTGCGGTCATCGCTGAGATACCATCGTCCGATGGACACCGATCCAGCGGTCGGATTGTAGAGTTCGATGGCGTCCAGCTGCGGTAGATCCGTATGGGTGAGGGCCTCGTTGATCAGCACGGTGGGTATCGCTGGCGGCTCGCCATCGACGGAGCCAGGTGAACCTTGGATGGCTGCGCTCGGACGCCAGGAGGCAGCGCTGTCCCAGGCGTTCTCCAAGGTGGTTTCCGAACGAATCACCAGAGAGTAACCCAGCCCATCGGTGACGGGGTGCCAGCCATCCTGGTAGTTGAACTCGAACAGCTCCTGATTCAGCGCATTCTCAAGTCGCAGGGTCTCTCCGGAATCATCGAGCGAATCACGGAAGATTCCAGCAGGCTTAAGGGCGGTTCCGTATCGCGCGGTGAACGCCTCCGTATCGGCCGCGAGCACCAGCGTCGACCCGGCTGGGAGGAGAATGATCGAGCTCGTGCTGAAGTTGAAATCGATCCCCTTGGTGAATCGTGCGCCATGCAGATCGACGGTCTGGGCGGAGATGTTCTTCAGTTCCAGAAACTCGAAACTGGAGGCTGTCCAGCTGCCATTTTGGATGAGCTCGGCAGCCGACGGAGCGAGCGGGTGGTAATGGATCTCCGTGAGGGCCAGATCACCTGGACGGACAATCCGGAAGGTGGTGTAGCGCGCACTGGTCAGGCCGGACCAAGAACTGCTGATCTGCGGGTTTCCCGAGCCGGTCAGGTTCCGATGGGCCGCGTTGAAGCATCGTGCTCGTATATCCAGCACTCCATTAATGGTGAGCGGAGCGCTGTACACCAGGGCGGCTGGTGAGACTCCTCCTCCGGGGAGGCGCGGGTCGGTTCCATTGGTCGTGTAATAGACGCGTGCCCCGGAAGGTCCCGTGAGGGTGAGGGATGTTCCTGGAAGCGCCTCGCCCGCGAGTCGCCCGAGCGTTGGTCTGGCCAGTAGGTTGGTGTCGATGAAGTTCAGTCGGCGGCTCAACCAGTTTTTGAGAAAGGCGATTTCGCCGGCTTGATTTCCACCGCGCTTGCCCTGCTGCCAGCGCGCGAGATCGCGCACGGAGGCCTCTACGACCTTTGCGTTCAGGGTGTCGATGATGCGGTTGAGATTGGTGACGCTGAGGGTATTCGGGCGCAGCTCCTGCCAGCGATCGATCCAGCGCTGCCAGAAGTCGGGGTCCTGAAATAATCGCCCCCACCAGGCCTGGGTGGCGAAGCCGAAGAAGTCGGTGCCGCCGCCGGAACTCCAAATGCGCGGGTCACTGTCGCGTCCGTCCGTGGAACCGATGGCCCGGTCGAAATCCCACACCGGCCCGGCTACCAAAAGTCCGCCGCGGTCCTTGTGCATGAATGTGCTGAGCCGGAGTGCATCGACATTGAAGGTCATCACGTTGATGAGGTGATGATCGATCCAAGCGGGAACGTCGATGTAGGCGGCATAGCCCGTGAGGGGGTTGGTGTAGCTGGCGCTGTTCAGGGCGGACGCAAAGCGGTTGAGGTACTGCGTCAGGTAGTCGCGCTGGGGAGCGCGTTGGGGCGTGCGCAACTCGACTTCCTTGGGCTCAAAGTAGGCCGCTTGCTGGCCTCCCGCATTGAATCCCGCATCGCCTGGGTCAGTGCGATCGACCTTGAAGATATAGCCGCCCGTCAGCGCAGGAAGCTGGTTGTCCACGGCATCGAGCCGGGCGATGTTTACCCGCTTGTCGCTGCGTTTCACTTTTTCAAGGATGTTGTATACGCCGACGTAGTGACTGGAGTCCAGGGAGCCGGTGCCGGTGTTGACGTAGACCTCCGCGAATCGATAGCGCGGAGCGTAACGTCCCATCTGGTCGCTCACCTCGAAGGCTAGCGGGTTGTGGATGAGCGAAGGATCGAAGAAGAACGGGGCGTGGAAGACGAAATCCGACTCAGGGGGTAACCCGAGCAGCTCGATATCTTTGTCCGCGTTGAGCTCGTCCCAGGCCTCCACGTTGTAGTTGGCCTTCGCGTTGCCGAGGGTGCTGGAGCCTCGTTTATCCATGGCGATCCGTGTCGTGAGCACGGGCAGATTGGTCAGGGACGTGCGCCCGTTGGCTCCCGGTTCAAAAACGGCCATGAACGCCGGCAGGTCTCCGTCGTTGGGAACCGCTGACCCAAATGTGTCGATCACCACGATGGGGATATCGGAGCTGGCGGTGGCGGCCGTGGAGGCGATCGGCAAATAGAACTCCGACCTGGCCGGACTTGGGATTTTCCCGGGGGCGAAGGCCCGGGCTCGGACGCGCCGTTTGGTGCTCACCGAGATCGGGTCGGTGTATCTCACCGAGTTGGTGGTGGGCAGGGTGCCATCGATCGTGTAATGAATTCGCGCCAGCGGATCGCTGGTGCTGAGGCTGAGCAAAAACGGGGTTCTGAAGGTGCCCCCGGGATGGGAGAAAATCACATCGGCGGTGAAACCGTCGCCGCGCACGGAATTGCGTGCTCCCGGTGTGGGGGTGGCGAAGAGCACCGGATCTAGCCGCGTCGTGGGATCCAGCCCATAGCTGATATCCTCGCGCTGCGCCGGATACTGAGGCCGGAACTGGGTGGCAATCGTGACTCGATCCGGATGCACCAAAGCCAGGTACTCTCCGTTCCGCTCGAGCTTGAAATTGGTGTGAAGGGGGGCGGTCGGGTTGACCCGATCCTTCTCATCGGCGTAGACCACCAGGTAGGAGTTTGCATTGAGAGTGAGGTGCGGAAACTTCCATTTGGCCAAATTTTCCGGGTCGTCGGTCAGGGCAAAGCCAAAGAGATCCACGGGGGTGGTGCCTGCGTTATAAATCTCAATCCAGTCGGAGGCGTCCCCGTCCTCATCTCGAAGCCCCTTCGCGTTTACCGCGAGAAACTCGTTGAGCACGATATCCGACAGCGCGGCTGTCGAGTCCAGGGTGTAACTCCAGGAACCACCCGAGAACTCATTGGGCGTGGCTGCCAGATCCCGGATTCCATGAGTATCCTTCCAGCGGACTTGGACGGAGCCATCCGGGAACCCCGGGAGGGCGAAGAGGTAGTCGGTTGGGGACAGAGCGGTGAGCTGCGATGCGGGCAGGCCATTGACGAGCAAATCCCCGGCATCGACCCCGGAGACCGGTTCATCGAACTGAATTTCGATGCTGGTGAGCCTTCGGATCAGTGTGCCGGGAATGGGCAGCACGGCATCGGTGCGCGGAGGGGTGATATCCTGGATCTGGTAGGCCCAGGTAGAACCGGTCGCGGTAGCGATAAATGCGTTAGGGGGCTGAGCGAGGTCGGTAATCCCGTGAGCCGCGGCCCAAGTCACGTTGACGGTGCCGGACTTTCTCGCCGTGAAGGAGAAGGTGTAGGTGTTGTCTCCGCCGGTGACGGCGGATGCTGGTGAGCCGTTGATCAAGAGGTCTTCCGCTTGGACACCGAAGACGGGCTCAGTGAAGACGACGGTGATCTCGCCCAATCCGGAGACCGTGCCTGGCGGTGGAGATTTGGACGAGACAGCGGGTGCGATCACGTCGGCCACTGCGGTGCGCAGCGCGGCGCTGAACTGGAAGTCACTGCTGTCGTTCAACGAGGCGTTGAAGGCGAGCACTGTCATTAGATTGGTTCCTTCGCGCAGGTAACTCGAAGGGGAGGGGACGGTGAATGAGCGTCGGAAAGGTAGCGTGCCCTCGTTGACCGCGCTGCTGGCGGTTCTATTAAATGTCAGGTCGCCATCCGGCACATTCTCACGGGTGAGCAGAGTG comes from the Verrucomicrobiales bacterium genome and includes:
- a CDS encoding PEP-CTERM sorting domain-containing protein; amino-acid sequence: MKLVSFLKNSLSTFALCLVAQAAQAQHGHLEVGAAGQNQNDKLVWENGAAFASDSGYVKELLPSDPAGRYAGYYDGGITVVANGSTEGGAALGAFVRALVVSVVGPVGGSFGFWENPEEGGSTTPTFVVPSGTSNGTFGFDLSDASAGAGLPGKDAAGHLHGRRFTVDVAGEYLVGFKAIDTSKNGVGGGAIQADSDILYIKFATVPEPGTLALGALGLGSLCLLRSRRSVR
- a CDS encoding CotH kinase family protein yields the protein MRRILVSLVKWVSCSLMCLLPAEGATLFSTNAAWKYFKGTAEASTPREAWHRLDFNDSAWAQGPAPLFYGDPLSGTELSDMRGLYTSVFLRRLFQVQGAAGISQLDLDVYVDDGCLIWINGTLLTRENVPDGDLTFNRTASSAVNEGTLPFRRSFTVPSPSSYLREGTNLMTVLAFNASLNDSSDFQFSAALRTAVADVIAPAVSSKSPPPGTVSGLGEITVVFTEPVFGVQAEDLLINGSPASAVTGGDNTYTFSFTARKSGTVNVTWAAAHGITDLAQPPNAFIATATGSTWAYQIQDITPPRTDAVLPIPGTLIRRLTSIEIQFDEPVSGVDAGDLLVNGLPASQLTALSPTDYLFALPGFPDGSVQVRWKDTHGIRDLAATPNEFSGGSWSYTLDSTAALSDIVLNEFLAVNAKGLRDEDGDASDWIEIYNAGTTPVDLFGFALTDDPENLAKWKFPHLTLNANSYLVVYADEKDRVNPTAPLHTNFKLERNGEYLALVHPDRVTIATQFRPQYPAQREDISYGLDPTTRLDPVLFATPTPGARNSVRGDGFTADVIFSHPGGTFRTPFLLSLSTSDPLARIHYTIDGTLPTTNSVRYTDPISVSTKRRVRARAFAPGKIPSPARSEFYLPIASTAATASSDIPIVVIDTFGSAVPNDGDLPAFMAVFEPGANGRTSLTNLPVLTTRIAMDKRGSSTLGNAKANYNVEAWDELNADKDIELLGLPPESDFVFHAPFFFDPSLIHNPLAFEVSDQMGRYAPRYRFAEVYVNTGTGSLDSSHYVGVYNILEKVKRSDKRVNIARLDAVDNQLPALTGGYIFKVDRTDPGDAGFNAGGQQAAYFEPKEVELRTPQRAPQRDYLTQYLNRFASALNSASYTNPLTGYAAYIDVPAWIDHHLINVMTFNVDALRLSTFMHKDRGGLLVAGPVWDFDRAIGSTDGRDSDPRIWSSGGGTDFFGFATQAWWGRLFQDPDFWQRWIDRWQELRPNTLSVTNLNRIIDTLNAKVVEASVRDLARWQQGKRGGNQAGEIAFLKNWLSRRLNFIDTNLLARPTLGRLAGEALPGTSLTLTGPSGARVYYTTNGTDPRLPGGGVSPAALVYSAPLTINGVLDIRARCFNAAHRNLTGSGNPQISSSWSGLTSARYTTFRIVRPGDLALTEIHYHPLAPSAAELIQNGSWTASSFEFLELKNISAQTVDLHGARFTKGIDFNFSTSSIILLPAGSTLVLAADTEAFTARYGTALKPAGIFRDSLDDSGETLRLENALNQELFEFNYQDGWHPVTDGLGYSLVIRSETTLENAWDSAASWRPSAAIQGSPGSVDGEPPAIPTVLINEALTHTDLPQLDAIELYNPTAGSVSIGRWYLSDDRNDPRKFQIPAGRTLQPLGYAVFDESDFNAAAAGDRGFRLSALGDQIWLFAADDAGVILPYSHGFDFGASFNGVSFGRHVTSTDREEFPSQRITTLGAANSGPRIGPILITEVMYHPPDLVVGTNRLDDTLSEFIELQNPGATPVSLFDPAYPTNTWRLRDAVSYEFPTGTTIPARGFALLVGFDPATNAAALASFRAKYSPPTTVPIFGPYEGKLDNSSDSVELVAPDEPVLPPDINQGNVPRILIDKVRYSQSSPWPTNADGGGASLQRRSPAAYGNDPANWYTTTHTAGRPSDLVSADSDADGMPDAYEDFYGFDRANPGDAGLDADGDGLTNQSEFIAGTHPREATSRLRLESVELSTDGSQVRIRFQAVADRSYSVYRKTSLAGGGWEKVLDVPAAAADRALTLTDPDPVSSGERYYRLTTPAQP